The following is a genomic window from bacterium.
CTGCCAAAAGATATTATGGTGGATGTGAATATGTTGATACTATTGAAGAGATAGCAGTCAATAGAGCGTGTAAGTTGTTTGGGGCAGAGTTTGCCAATGTACAACCCCACTCAGGTAGTCAAGCAAATATGGCGGTATATTTTTCTATTCTGAAACCCGGAGATAAAATACTTGCTATGGATATGTCTGCTGGTGGGCACCTAACTCACGGGTTGGCTAACAATTTTTCAGGGGTTTTCTACCAACCATTTTTTTATTCAGTAGATAAAGAGAGTGAATCTATTGATTACAACAAAGTAAGAGAGATTGCTCATTATGTTAAACCAAAAGTAATAGTTTGTGGTGCAAGTTCTTATTCAAGAACATTAGATTTCCAAAAATTTTCAGAAATTGCAAAAGAAGTAAATGCTTTTATGTTTGCTGATATTGCTCATATTGCTGGATTAGTAGCTGCCAAGATTCACCCTTCTCCTGTGGAGGTTGCAGACTTTGTGACATCTACTACTCATAAAACATTAAGAGGTCCGAGAGGCGGTTTTGTGTTATCAAAAAAGAAATACGGTCCAAAACTAAATAGTTCACTTATGCCCGGAATACAAGGCGGTCCTCTTATGCATATTATTGCTGCAAAAGCGGTATCTTTTAATGAAGCATTAAAACCCGAGTTTGAGGTCTACCAACAACAGATCATAAAAAACTCAAAAAAACTGTGTGCTGAAATGGTTGCAAGAGGGTATAGGATAGTTAGTGGTGGTACTGATAACCATCTTTTTGTAATTGATTTAACTAACAAGGGCTTAACAGGTTTGGAGGCTCAAGAATTACTTGAAAGCGTTGGTATTATTACAAATAAAAACCTTCTTCCGTTTGATACTTTGTCTCCAAAAATAACAAGTGGGTTAAGGGTTGGCACACCTTCAGTGACAAGTCGTGGAATGAAAGAGGAAGAGATGGAAAAGATTGCCAGTTGGATAGATGAAACATTTAAATATAAAGATAATGCGGAAATATTAAAAGATATTTCAGAAAAGATAAGGAGATTTTCGAGTGAATACCCAATCTATCCACAGACCTGACTGGGACGAATATTTTATTCAAATTGCAGAACTTATTAGTAGCCGTTCTACCTGTCTAAGAAGAAAAGTTGGAGCAGTTCTTGTTAAAGAGAAACGAATACTTGCGACCGGTTATAACGGAGCGCCTTCTGGTTTAAAACATTGTTCTGAGACAGGGTGTCTTAGAGAAAAACTTGGCGTACCCTCTGGTGAAAAGCATGAGTTATGCAGAGGATTGCACGCTGAACAGAACGCTATAATTCAGGCAGCGTATCACGGGATTTCAATAAAGGGAAGCACCCTGTACATTACCTGTCATCCTTGCAGTGTTTGTTCAAAAATGATAATTAACGGTGGGATAAAGGAGATTGTTATTAAAGAGCCCTACCCTGATATTATCGCTTCGGATATGCTTAAGGAAGCCGGTGTTAAGGTCCGTGTAATTATTAAAAAGTAACGGCTTCCTCACAAAGCAACCTCCCATAGTTTACAATGGACAGCAAATTTATAAAACAATATTATGATTAAACAACAAATTCCACCAATAATAAAAGAAATTTTACTTGCGAGAGGTTTTGAATCTGAAACTGATATGGTTAAATTTCTTTTTTCTGGGATACCAAGTTTAACTGACCCGTTCAGCATACCTGTGTTAAAAAACGCCTGTGATACACTAAAAAAAACTATCTTAAATGGTGAAAAAGTATTTGTATTTGGCGATGGAGATGTTGATGGGATATGTGGGGTATTTTTAATTCTTTCGTTTTTTAGGGATTTAGGTATAAAAATTCCTTTTTATCTAACACATAGACTTGAAGATAATTATGAGATACCAACATCTTTAATAAGTGAACTTAAAGAAAATGGATTTTCTACACTTATAACAGTTGACTGCGGTATATCATCTGTTGAGGCATTAAAGAAAGCTGAACAATTAGGTCTAAAATGTATTATTCTTGACCATCATATTATGGAGTTTCCAGATAAACTTCCTAAAAGCCATATATATGTTAATCCTAATTGCATTAAATGGAATAAGGATTTTAGTTACCTTAGTGGCACAGGTGTTGTTTTTAAGTTTATTACTGGTATGGAGCAGTTAATGTCTGGGTTGAGAGAAAAAAGAATTTCTAAAATGTATGAAATCCCTTGCCTTGCTGCTCTTGCAGATATTGTACCACTTGTTG
Proteins encoded in this region:
- a CDS encoding serine hydroxymethyltransferase → MSKCIDEEIFKLVEEEEKKQINTITLIPSENIVSREVLKIAGSVLTNKYAEGYPAKRYYGGCEYVDTIEEIAVNRACKLFGAEFANVQPHSGSQANMAVYFSILKPGDKILAMDMSAGGHLTHGLANNFSGVFYQPFFYSVDKESESIDYNKVREIAHYVKPKVIVCGASSYSRTLDFQKFSEIAKEVNAFMFADIAHIAGLVAAKIHPSPVEVADFVTSTTHKTLRGPRGGFVLSKKKYGPKLNSSLMPGIQGGPLMHIIAAKAVSFNEALKPEFEVYQQQIIKNSKKLCAEMVARGYRIVSGGTDNHLFVIDLTNKGLTGLEAQELLESVGIITNKNLLPFDTLSPKITSGLRVGTPSVTSRGMKEEEMEKIASWIDETFKYKDNAEILKDISEKIRRFSSEYPIYPQT
- a CDS encoding cytidine/deoxycytidylate deaminase family protein, whose product is MNTQSIHRPDWDEYFIQIAELISSRSTCLRRKVGAVLVKEKRILATGYNGAPSGLKHCSETGCLREKLGVPSGEKHELCRGLHAEQNAIIQAAYHGISIKGSTLYITCHPCSVCSKMIINGGIKEIVIKEPYPDIIASDMLKEAGVKVRVIIKK